Proteins encoded together in one Orcinus orca chromosome 13, mOrcOrc1.1, whole genome shotgun sequence window:
- the LOC117203262 gene encoding dapper homolog 3-like isoform X2, with translation MLPSRPPLASHPASSPAFSRSGRAPPPTRRVPGAKHELGSWPARRRRLARPALGRARSCPTTPGAGTRAGGEQGDPRPSGRQARHLPACAVRRPQCACPARPERSQTQTRSRRPEPEKSRRAESAERMAKEKEDMEQEFQTKGTGREERGSRDNTVVASEFSTLKVSEIVVRTGDIRLNLAQSQIPVEGTDK, from the exons ATGCTGCCCAGCCGGCCGCCTCTCGCCTCGCACCCCGCGAGCTCTCCCGCCTTCTCCCGCTCGGGTCGGGCACCGCCCCCGACCCGCCGGGTCCCGGGGGCCAAGCACGAACTGGGCTCCTGGCCTGCCCGGAGGCGCCGCCTGGCTAGGCCGGCCCTCGGACGGGCGCGCAGCTGCCCCACGACCCCGGGAGCTGGAACGCGGGCAGGAGGAGAGCAGGGTGACCCACGGCCCTCAGGACGCCAGGCCCGCCATCTTCCCGCATGCGCAGTGCGTCGCCCCCAGTGCGCATGCCCGGCGCGGCCGGAGCGCTCCCAAACACAGACCCGCTCCCGAAGGCCGGAGCCCGAGAAGTCCCGGAGAGCGGAGTCCGCGGAAAGGATGGCGAAGGAAAAGGAAGACATGGAGCAGGAATTCCAGACGAAGGGAACGGGGCGAGAGGAAAGAGGCAGCCGAGACAACACAGTGGTCGCCTCGGAATTCTCGACACTAAAG GTGTCAGAAATCGTGGTGCGCACAGGAGATATTCGTTTGAATTTGGCACAATCTCAGATTCCGGTGGAGGGGACAGATAAGTAA